Proteins from a genomic interval of Paucidesulfovibrio longus DSM 6739:
- a CDS encoding L,D-transpeptidase family protein, translated as MKGLTPPALLLILFLVAGTARADGWSPVFSSHDQGPEIMVAVDKDSQTLYVLGRHSPLEVVRKLPCTTGQSDGDKVERGDLRTPEGVYFIEGRLDQGLDWELYGDVAYPLNYPNPVDRIRGKSGSGIWLHGRGKQLVPRDTRGCVALADPDIDGLGKDLFTDMPVVIAGKVAWTETGGKDAQEAADLVHEVREWAKSWSARSEHFFDFYAPKLLSASGIDFDGFRAHKRNIFKSQPWIDVMVDNVKALQGPGYWVTWFDQYYRTGSLTSAVGKRLYWQQDESGNWRIVGREITSASDDLADKYLSSRSEELRGLIHSWAEAWQKADLKDYASFYDKAAVQDGRRGADDIAAYKATLWAERPPRVVDVQDIEIRPHEMGLMASFVQTYRDASGYEDKGRKTLILTPTPDGWRIVNEQWRAL; from the coding sequence ATGAAGGGACTAACGCCCCCCGCCCTGCTCCTGATCCTGTTCCTCGTTGCGGGTACGGCCCGTGCCGACGGTTGGTCGCCCGTATTCAGCTCCCACGACCAGGGCCCGGAGATCATGGTCGCCGTGGACAAGGATTCGCAGACCCTCTACGTGCTCGGCCGCCACAGCCCGCTGGAAGTGGTCCGCAAGCTGCCCTGCACCACGGGGCAAAGCGACGGGGACAAGGTCGAACGCGGCGACCTGCGCACGCCCGAAGGCGTCTACTTCATCGAAGGCCGACTGGACCAGGGGCTCGACTGGGAGCTTTACGGCGACGTCGCCTACCCCCTGAACTATCCCAATCCCGTGGACCGCATCCGGGGCAAGTCCGGCTCCGGCATCTGGCTGCACGGCCGAGGCAAGCAGCTCGTCCCGCGCGACACGCGCGGCTGCGTCGCGCTTGCCGATCCGGATATCGACGGTCTCGGCAAGGATCTCTTCACGGACATGCCCGTGGTCATCGCGGGCAAGGTCGCCTGGACCGAGACGGGCGGAAAGGACGCGCAGGAAGCGGCCGACCTCGTGCATGAAGTGCGCGAGTGGGCCAAAAGCTGGAGCGCCAGGAGCGAGCATTTCTTCGATTTCTACGCCCCGAAGCTTTTGAGCGCCTCCGGCATCGACTTCGACGGCTTCCGCGCGCACAAGCGCAACATCTTCAAGAGCCAGCCCTGGATCGACGTGATGGTGGACAATGTCAAGGCGCTCCAGGGGCCCGGATACTGGGTGACCTGGTTCGACCAGTACTACCGCACCGGGAGCCTGACCTCCGCCGTGGGCAAGCGGCTCTACTGGCAGCAGGACGAATCCGGAAACTGGCGCATCGTGGGCAGGGAAATCACCTCGGCCAGCGACGACCTCGCCGACAAGTACCTCTCCTCCCGCTCGGAAGAGCTCCGCGGCCTGATACATTCCTGGGCCGAAGCCTGGCAAAAGGCCGACCTCAAGGACTACGCCTCCTTCTACGACAAGGCGGCCGTTCAGGACGGACGGCGCGGAGCCGACGACATCGCCGCCTACAAGGCGACTCTCTGGGCCGAACGTCCGCCCAGAGTGGTCGATGTGCAAGACATAGAGATACGCCCCCACGAAATGGGCCTCATGGCCAGCTTCGTCCAGACCTACCGCGACGCTTCGGGCTACGAGGACAAGGGCCGCAAGACCCTGATCCTCACTCCCACCCCCGACGGCTGGCGTATCGTCAATGAGCAGTGGAGAGCCTTATGA
- a CDS encoding M14/M99 family metallopeptidase, producing MKRTLNIAWISLFLLLCAASGAFAASERYVFTFFEGTQYPLTVVFLRGEENGPTIMVQGGIQGDEPSGYITAQILSRSHVRKGNLIVVPRANVPSINLRTRQVNVDMNRRFDRDYNLFYEDRLARVVRFLLAQSDALIHLHEGSGFYHPTYVDNLRNPMRYGQSIIIDTLVYGRWNLGRTVDDVLAKLNPGISPEIYRFQLFNTRTFDDQTNYSEMRKSLTCYALTALNIPAMAVEVSKNITQLDWKVQRQLEATEALLRHYGVDLDAPEVSSSMVADYADDVRVRINGKTLSPGQTIDLAPGAPLTVETENESNVLSPAVSVFASDRPGVNLINTPRLALDSFQKLEVRSDGKMVASARVRVQGRLSGGEDMRPPVFVCWLNGKPHFVREGETLAALVGDQLILEGIWGSSREEVLNFKGYVAQRSPNDGQDCGWEIILDPDNFMDKYRLDEEADHDRDRAEDALARWAGRAPEQDAARFRIVRETPGQPRSEFYVAVRPRTVHALRLLDDQGKSVVVPWRPGDEFRLPEGSYVLEDAWSNGSADKLLTTANDMPVRTGASVRVSKDSILRLCLRQATTFASMGSMTLTARGSKADPASAADAARTASPQRPASADAKRARPAQAVVAEPPVHHATR from the coding sequence GTGAAACGTACCCTCAATATCGCGTGGATTAGCCTTTTTCTGCTGCTTTGCGCGGCGTCGGGCGCGTTCGCCGCTTCCGAGCGCTACGTCTTCACGTTCTTCGAGGGGACGCAGTATCCCTTGACCGTGGTGTTTTTGCGCGGCGAGGAAAACGGTCCGACCATCATGGTCCAGGGCGGCATCCAGGGCGACGAGCCTTCCGGGTACATCACGGCCCAGATCCTTTCCCGTTCCCACGTCCGCAAGGGCAACCTCATCGTGGTGCCCCGCGCCAACGTGCCCTCCATCAACCTGCGCACGCGGCAAGTCAACGTGGACATGAACCGCCGCTTCGACCGGGACTACAATCTCTTCTACGAAGACCGGCTCGCCCGCGTGGTCCGCTTTCTCCTGGCCCAGTCCGACGCGCTCATCCACCTGCACGAGGGCAGCGGATTCTACCACCCCACCTACGTGGACAATCTCCGCAACCCCATGCGCTACGGCCAGTCCATCATCATCGACACCCTGGTCTACGGGCGCTGGAACCTGGGCCGCACGGTGGACGACGTGCTGGCCAAGCTGAATCCCGGCATTTCTCCGGAAATCTACCGCTTCCAGCTCTTCAACACGCGCACCTTCGACGACCAGACCAACTACTCGGAAATGCGCAAATCCCTGACCTGCTATGCGCTGACAGCCCTGAACATCCCGGCCATGGCCGTGGAGGTCAGCAAGAACATCACCCAGCTCGACTGGAAGGTGCAGCGCCAGCTGGAAGCCACGGAGGCCCTGCTGCGCCACTACGGCGTGGACCTGGACGCCCCGGAGGTCAGCTCCAGCATGGTCGCGGACTATGCGGACGACGTGCGCGTGCGCATCAACGGCAAGACGCTCTCCCCCGGCCAGACCATCGACCTCGCGCCCGGCGCGCCCCTGACCGTGGAAACCGAAAACGAAAGCAACGTGCTCTCCCCGGCCGTTTCCGTGTTCGCCTCGGACCGTCCCGGCGTGAACCTGATCAACACGCCCCGCCTCGCGCTGGACTCCTTCCAGAAGCTGGAGGTGCGCTCCGACGGCAAGATGGTGGCCTCGGCCCGCGTGCGCGTCCAGGGCCGGCTTTCCGGCGGGGAAGACATGCGCCCGCCCGTGTTCGTCTGCTGGCTGAACGGCAAGCCCCATTTCGTGCGCGAGGGAGAAACCCTCGCCGCCCTGGTGGGCGACCAGCTCATCCTCGAAGGAATCTGGGGCTCCTCGCGCGAGGAAGTCCTGAACTTCAAGGGCTACGTGGCCCAGCGCAGCCCCAACGACGGCCAGGACTGCGGCTGGGAAATCATTCTCGACCCGGACAACTTCATGGACAAGTATCGCCTCGACGAGGAAGCCGACCACGACCGCGACCGGGCCGAAGACGCCCTGGCGCGCTGGGCGGGCCGCGCTCCCGAACAGGACGCCGCACGCTTCCGCATCGTCCGCGAGACGCCGGGGCAGCCCCGCTCCGAATTCTACGTCGCGGTGCGGCCCCGCACGGTGCACGCCCTGCGCCTGCTCGACGACCAGGGCAAGAGCGTGGTCGTGCCCTGGCGGCCCGGCGACGAGTTTCGACTGCCCGAAGGCAGCTACGTGCTGGAGGACGCCTGGAGCAACGGCTCCGCGGACAAGCTCCTGACCACGGCCAACGACATGCCCGTGCGCACCGGCGCTTCGGTGCGCGTCTCCAAAGACTCGATCCTGCGGCTCTGCCTGCGGCAGGCCACCACCTTCGCCTCCATGGGCTCCATGACGCTCACGGCGCGCGGCTCCAAGGCCGATCCGGCATCCGCCGCCGATGCAGCCCGGACCGCCTCGCCGCAGCGGCCCGCCTCCGCAGACGCAAAGCGCGCCAGACCGGCACAGGCCGTCGTCGCCGAACCGCCCGTGCATCACGCCACCCGCTGA
- a CDS encoding ArsR/SmtB family transcription factor translates to MTLGDSTKCCTLPRPETNGPERYAARAKVMKAMAHPSRLMLVDELSRGERCVCDLTNLVGHDISTVSKHLAVLKKAGLVEDERRGKQVFYRMRVPCVLNFFQCLEAVLAADR, encoded by the coding sequence ATGACGCTTGGCGATTCTACCAAATGTTGCACGCTGCCCCGTCCGGAAACCAACGGTCCGGAACGGTACGCGGCCAGGGCAAAGGTGATGAAGGCCATGGCGCACCCTTCGCGATTGATGCTCGTGGACGAGTTGTCGCGCGGAGAACGCTGCGTCTGCGACCTGACGAACCTGGTCGGCCACGACATTTCTACGGTTTCGAAGCATCTGGCCGTGCTCAAGAAGGCCGGGCTCGTGGAGGACGAGAGACGCGGCAAGCAGGTCTTTTACCGCATGCGGGTTCCCTGCGTGCTGAATTTCTTTCAATGCCTGGAGGCGGTGCTGGCTGCGGACCGATAG
- a CDS encoding thioredoxin family protein: MKIQVFGPGCAKCTQTEKVVREALAESGVQADVVKITDFQEIASFGVFSTPAVAVDGEVKLVGAVPTKNDVLGWLK; this comes from the coding sequence ATGAAAATTCAGGTTTTTGGTCCGGGCTGCGCAAAGTGCACCCAAACGGAAAAAGTCGTCCGCGAGGCGCTGGCGGAATCCGGCGTGCAGGCGGATGTGGTCAAAATCACGGACTTTCAGGAAATCGCGTCCTTCGGCGTGTTCTCAACGCCCGCCGTGGCCGTGGATGGCGAGGTAAAGCTCGTCGGCGCGGTGCCGACGAAAAACGACGTGCTGGGCTGGCTGAAATAA
- a CDS encoding putative zinc-binding protein, translated as MSSNCSCSCGEAPKFVFSCSGAADVGEIADRAARVVSREGAIKMFCLAGIGGRVSGIVKSTEAAALVVAVDGCPLNCARKTLEQAGITDVKHVQLHELGLKKGESPATEERIEQTAQAIRSLLG; from the coding sequence ATGTCATCGAACTGCTCTTGTTCCTGCGGTGAAGCCCCGAAATTCGTGTTTTCCTGCTCCGGTGCGGCGGATGTCGGTGAGATCGCGGACCGGGCCGCCCGCGTCGTCTCCCGCGAGGGAGCCATCAAGATGTTCTGCCTCGCAGGCATCGGAGGCCGTGTTTCCGGCATCGTCAAAAGCACGGAGGCCGCCGCCCTGGTCGTGGCCGTGGACGGCTGCCCGCTGAACTGCGCCAGAAAGACCCTGGAGCAGGCTGGAATCACCGACGTGAAGCACGTGCAGCTGCACGAACTCGGCCTGAAGAAAGGGGAATCCCCGGCCACCGAAGAGCGCATCGAGCAGACCGCGCAAGCGATCCGCTCCCTGCTCGGCTGA
- a CDS encoding MotA/TolQ/ExbB proton channel family protein produces MEGMAESGFWSLLLETGPVIKVVFAVLLAMSLASWSLIFLKWHELRKAQAQAREDRSAFEAASRLDQAMTSTRTRPDQGVSRRVAETGMDELRRLADLDLDPAVKGRIILESVRHTLQDEAQAQADRLHGSLALLATVGNVAPLLGLFGTVWGIMNSFSSITGGADIVTGVAPGLAEALSTTALGLIVAIPAVLAYNAFLKRLGDIEGELARLSSAFMNRVKEEFSSILTCAPREN; encoded by the coding sequence ATGGAAGGAATGGCCGAGAGCGGATTCTGGTCGCTGCTGCTGGAAACCGGGCCGGTGATCAAAGTGGTCTTCGCGGTGCTGCTGGCCATGTCCCTGGCCAGCTGGAGCCTGATTTTCCTGAAATGGCACGAACTGCGCAAGGCCCAGGCCCAGGCCCGCGAGGACAGGTCCGCCTTCGAGGCCGCCTCAAGACTGGACCAGGCCATGACCTCGACCCGCACGCGCCCGGACCAGGGCGTGTCCCGCCGGGTGGCGGAAACGGGCATGGACGAACTGCGCCGCCTCGCCGACCTGGACCTCGACCCCGCGGTCAAGGGCAGAATCATCCTCGAAAGCGTGCGCCACACCTTGCAGGACGAAGCCCAGGCCCAGGCCGACAGGCTCCACGGCTCCCTGGCCCTCCTGGCCACGGTGGGCAACGTGGCTCCGCTCCTCGGCCTTTTCGGCACGGTCTGGGGCATCATGAATTCCTTTTCCAGCATCACGGGCGGCGCGGACATCGTCACGGGCGTGGCTCCCGGCCTTGCCGAGGCGCTTTCGACAACGGCCCTCGGCCTGATCGTGGCCATTCCCGCGGTCCTGGCCTACAACGCCTTCCTCAAGCGCCTGGGCGACATCGAAGGCGAGCTGGCGCGGCTTTCCAGCGCGTTCATGAACCGGGTCAAGGAGGAATTCTCCAGCATCCTGACCTGCGCTCCCAGGGAGAATTGA
- a CDS encoding ExbD/TolR family protein — protein MAPRARRRFLSEISTTPFVDVMLVLLVIVMVGTAVKGKGVEVELPRTRTVQSLPKGSGHFVLSMDADGRIFMDTEEVDRDHLKEYLVQRVLKQDKAVFLRADKDVPYGEVVRVMAEIREAGVPRIGIVAEPEDQAAPGSD, from the coding sequence ATGGCTCCCCGCGCCCGCCGCCGCTTCCTTTCCGAGATCAGCACCACACCCTTCGTGGACGTCATGCTCGTGCTCCTGGTCATCGTCATGGTCGGCACGGCGGTCAAGGGCAAGGGAGTGGAGGTCGAGCTGCCGCGCACCCGCACCGTGCAGTCCCTGCCCAAGGGCAGCGGCCATTTCGTCCTGAGCATGGACGCGGACGGCAGGATTTTCATGGACACGGAGGAAGTGGACCGGGACCATCTCAAGGAATATCTGGTCCAGCGCGTGCTCAAGCAGGACAAGGCCGTGTTCCTGCGCGCGGACAAGGACGTGCCCTACGGCGAGGTCGTCAGGGTCATGGCCGAAATCCGCGAGGCAGGCGTCCCGCGCATAGGAATCGTGGCCGAACCCGAAGACCAGGCCGCTCCGGGCAGCGACTGA
- a CDS encoding SDR family NAD(P)-dependent oxidoreductase: protein MSFFRNKTLIVTGASRGIGRALALILAARGVNLVLSARSESDLQESCEACRDLGVRAKCVHGNAAEAEVAERLVLRACDLGDFQGFIHAAGVLAPGPSAWELPENLFCDVMDASVKAAYQLARFSYPPLLRQGSGFAVFFGSGAARKTLPGTAAYCAAKAAEEHYMRQLAAETDRVTAFVYRPGIVETRMQKEGRNAEGGQSENVQGAFRPWKEKGMLVTPEQAAEKLADLLNRTCMELHGKTFDYRELPEA from the coding sequence ATGAGTTTTTTCCGGAACAAAACCCTCATCGTTACCGGCGCGTCGCGCGGGATAGGCCGGGCTCTGGCCCTGATCCTGGCGGCGCGGGGCGTGAACCTCGTGCTTTCGGCCCGTTCCGAATCCGATTTGCAGGAGTCCTGCGAGGCCTGCCGCGACCTGGGCGTGCGCGCCAAATGCGTCCACGGCAACGCGGCCGAGGCCGAAGTCGCGGAGCGCCTCGTGCTGCGCGCCTGCGATCTCGGCGATTTCCAGGGATTCATCCACGCGGCCGGGGTGCTCGCTCCCGGACCCTCGGCCTGGGAATTGCCGGAGAATCTTTTTTGCGACGTCATGGACGCCAGCGTCAAGGCGGCCTATCAGCTGGCGCGCTTCAGCTATCCTCCCCTGCTTCGCCAGGGCTCCGGCTTCGCCGTGTTCTTCGGGTCCGGAGCGGCGCGGAAGACGCTGCCCGGCACGGCTGCCTATTGCGCGGCCAAGGCTGCCGAGGAGCATTACATGCGCCAGCTCGCAGCGGAAACGGACCGGGTCACCGCGTTCGTGTACCGGCCCGGCATCGTGGAGACGCGCATGCAGAAGGAGGGGCGCAACGCGGAAGGCGGACAGTCCGAAAACGTCCAGGGCGCGTTTCGTCCCTGGAAGGAGAAGGGCATGCTCGTGACCCCGGAGCAGGCCGCGGAAAAGCTGGCCGACCTGCTGAACCGGACCTGCATGGAGCTGCACGGGAAAACCTTCGATTATCGGGAACTGCCCGAAGCCTAG
- a CDS encoding pyridoxal phosphate-dependent aminotransferase: MPIRQSNRCDLVKQSDIRSMTLACAERGGINLAQGVCDLDVPEPVLQGAADAMREGYNVYTRFDGLPELRLAIAEKQRRFQGLNLDPETQIVVSAGATGAFQAACTALLEAGDEVLLFEPYYGYHVSTLRAMDVTPRFVPLHAPDWSFDDAELEAAASPRLRAVVLNTPCNPCGKVFSRAELERVADFCQAHDLFLFTDEIYEHFVYDGLEHVSPACLPGMEERTIAISGASKVFAVTGWRLGWASCHPRWREPIGHFNDLYYVCAPAPLQIGVARGITGLGQEYYHELAEDHGKKRDRFCEALKNAGLAPHVPQGAYYALADISSLPGRDSRERAMHLLERTGVACVPGRAFWHDGAGEGLARFCFAKRWPELNQACERLERLS, translated from the coding sequence ATGCCGATACGGCAAAGCAACCGTTGCGATCTTGTTAAACAATCGGACATCCGAAGCATGACCCTGGCCTGCGCCGAGCGGGGAGGCATCAACCTGGCCCAGGGAGTCTGCGACCTGGACGTGCCCGAACCCGTGCTCCAGGGAGCCGCCGACGCCATGCGCGAGGGCTACAACGTCTACACCCGCTTCGACGGCCTGCCGGAGCTGCGCCTGGCCATTGCCGAAAAGCAGCGCCGCTTCCAGGGGCTGAACCTGGACCCGGAAACGCAGATCGTGGTCAGCGCCGGGGCCACGGGCGCGTTCCAGGCCGCCTGCACCGCCTTGCTGGAGGCGGGCGACGAGGTGCTGCTCTTCGAACCCTACTACGGATACCACGTCAGCACGCTGCGGGCCATGGACGTGACCCCGCGCTTCGTGCCCCTGCACGCGCCGGACTGGAGCTTCGACGACGCCGAGCTGGAAGCCGCGGCCTCGCCCCGGCTGCGCGCCGTGGTCCTGAACACGCCCTGCAATCCCTGCGGCAAGGTCTTCAGCCGGGCCGAACTGGAACGCGTGGCGGACTTCTGCCAGGCCCACGATCTCTTCCTCTTCACGGACGAGATCTACGAACACTTCGTCTACGACGGCCTGGAGCACGTCTCCCCGGCCTGCCTGCCCGGCATGGAGGAACGGACCATCGCCATCTCCGGCGCGTCCAAGGTCTTCGCGGTCACGGGCTGGCGCCTGGGCTGGGCCTCTTGCCATCCCCGCTGGCGCGAGCCCATCGGCCACTTCAACGACCTCTACTACGTCTGCGCCCCGGCTCCGCTCCAGATCGGCGTGGCGCGAGGCATCACCGGGCTGGGACAGGAATATTACCATGAGCTTGCCGAGGACCACGGCAAAAAGCGCGACCGCTTCTGCGAGGCCCTGAAAAACGCCGGGCTCGCGCCGCACGTTCCGCAGGGAGCATACTACGCCCTGGCCGACATTTCGAGCCTGCCGGGCCGGGACAGCCGCGAGCGGGCCATGCACCTGCTGGAGCGCACGGGAGTCGCCTGCGTTCCCGGCCGGGCCTTCTGGCACGACGGCGCGGGCGAGGGGCTGGCGCGGTTCTGCTTCGCCAAGCGCTGGCCGGAGCTGAACCAGGCCTGCGAACGGCTGGAGCGCCTGTCATGA
- a CDS encoding class I SAM-dependent methyltransferase, producing MSEDPNRTDEYAGIARAYDPLLNPFLDRPRLGVTELVLRCLRSFESEEEQGSAAAPPPPVLDLCCGTGRQAVLLRREGLRVQGVDISPAMLDVARRQSPPDIVYYEEDASATHFADRSFGCVCVSMALHEKAPALREAIVEEALRLLLPGGSLVLLDYRLPETWSGRAMMRLSALVERMAGREHYANYRQFLAGGGMRALLGASRLPFRRVETYFQGALGLYRVFTRDE from the coding sequence ATGAGCGAGGATCCCAACCGAACCGACGAGTACGCGGGCATCGCGCGGGCCTACGACCCGTTGCTGAACCCTTTTCTGGACCGGCCGCGCCTGGGCGTGACCGAACTGGTGCTGCGCTGCCTGCGTTCCTTCGAATCCGAGGAGGAGCAAGGCTCCGCAGCCGCCCCGCCTCCCCCTGTTCTGGACCTTTGCTGCGGCACGGGCAGGCAGGCCGTGCTGCTGCGGCGCGAGGGGCTGCGCGTCCAGGGAGTGGACATCTCCCCGGCCATGCTCGACGTGGCCCGCAGGCAAAGCCCCCCGGACATCGTATATTATGAAGAGGACGCCTCGGCCACGCACTTCGCGGACCGCAGCTTCGGCTGCGTCTGCGTTTCCATGGCCCTGCACGAAAAGGCTCCGGCCCTGCGCGAGGCCATCGTGGAGGAGGCCCTGCGCCTGCTCCTGCCGGGAGGCTCGCTGGTCCTGCTGGACTACCGTCTGCCGGAAACCTGGAGCGGCCGGGCAATGATGCGGCTGAGCGCGCTCGTGGAACGCATGGCCGGGCGGGAGCACTACGCCAACTATCGGCAGTTCCTGGCCGGAGGCGGCATGCGCGCCCTGCTGGGAGCCTCGCGCCTGCCCTTCCGGCGTGTGGAGACGTACTTCCAGGGCGCGCTGGGCCTCTACCGCGTCTTCACCAGGGATGAATGA
- a CDS encoding SOS response-associated peptidase, with protein MCGRFGFNLTKRDIEDGFGVFVEGDGPAPDYNIAPDPTGLRPVLAVLRMGRERLLAGMAWGLVPPWSQDRRRHFVNARAETALDKPSFKHAMRHRRCLVPAGLYYEWKTEPRLVPGSLPGTAASGSGKAPAEGGTKRRPAAGAKTPWVFTLQGGAPFALAAIWEHNENAGSGLAVLTTPANALVAPVHDRMPLILPPEAYDAWLDPFAPLDEIAPLLAPFPAEKMRGWPVSRRVNNPSNHGPELMERLADETPAEREKRG; from the coding sequence ATGTGCGGACGGTTCGGATTCAACCTGACCAAGCGGGACATCGAGGACGGCTTCGGGGTGTTCGTGGAAGGGGACGGCCCCGCCCCGGACTACAACATCGCGCCCGACCCCACGGGCCTGCGGCCTGTCCTGGCCGTGCTGCGCATGGGCCGGGAGCGTCTGCTGGCGGGCATGGCCTGGGGACTGGTCCCGCCCTGGTCGCAGGACCGGCGTCGCCACTTCGTCAACGCCCGCGCGGAAACGGCCCTGGACAAGCCCTCCTTCAAGCACGCCATGCGTCACCGCCGCTGTCTGGTGCCCGCGGGGCTGTATTATGAATGGAAGACGGAGCCGCGCCTGGTGCCGGGCAGCCTGCCGGGAACGGCGGCCTCCGGGAGCGGGAAGGCTCCGGCGGAAGGCGGGACGAAGCGCCGCCCCGCAGCGGGAGCGAAAACGCCCTGGGTCTTCACCCTGCAAGGCGGCGCGCCCTTTGCCCTGGCCGCCATCTGGGAACACAACGAGAACGCCGGCTCCGGACTGGCCGTGCTGACCACTCCGGCCAATGCCCTGGTCGCGCCCGTGCATGACCGCATGCCCCTGATTCTCCCGCCCGAAGCCTACGACGCCTGGCTTGACCCGTTCGCGCCCCTCGACGAGATCGCCCCTTTGCTCGCGCCCTTTCCGGCGGAAAAAATGCGCGGCTGGCCCGTGTCCCGCCGGGTCAACAACCCGTCGAACCACGGGCCGGAACTCATGGAGCGGCTTGCGGACGAAACGCCCGCAGAAAGAGAAAAACGGGGATAA